From Qipengyuania psychrotolerans:
GAGGCGCGCGCGTTTCTCTGCCAAGCGGCGTTCCACCATCGAGGGCATCAGGCGTATGCTTTCAAGCGAACGAGTGGCCTCGCGAAGGCCGCGTTCGAGTATCGCCGGGGGCAATCGCAACTTGCCCAGCTTTTCGCGGCCCCGCGCTGTCCGATCGGTCAAACCACGCCGCAGACGGTCCGACAGGTCGTCGAGAGCCTGCGCCGGTGGCTGAAGCAGCGCCGCAGGGCCGGGAAGCCGCTGCACCCGCGCCTCCAGCCGCTCGCGGCCAAGCTGTACGGGCCGCAGGATCGCGCGCTCCTTGCGCGCGCCGAAGTCCGCCAGTGTCGCCGCGAGTTCGGCGCGAACCGGGACGGCCATTTCTGCGGCCGCCGTCGGCGTCGGAGCGCGGCGGTCGGCGGCAAAATCGGCCAGCGTCGTATCGGTCTCGTGACCCACAGCGCTGATCGTCGGCATCGAGCATTCGGCGATGGCGCGGACGACAGCTTCTTCGTTGAAGCTCCACAGATCCTCGATCGAGCCGCCGCCACGTGCCACGATCACCAGGTCAGGACGGTCGGGATGGCCTGCTGGCAGGCCCGAGAACCCGCGCACTGCGGCTGCCACCTGATCTGCTGCACCCTTGCCCTGCACCAGCACGGGCCACACGATTACGCGGCTCGGAAACCGGTCCGCCAACCGGTGCAAGATGTCGCGAATCACCGCGCCTGTGGGGGACGTCACCACCCCGATCGTTCGCGGCAGGAATGGCAGGGCACGCTTGCGCCCTTCGTCGAAAAGCCCTTCTGCTGTCAGCCGCGCCTTGGTCTTTTCGAGCAGAGCCAGCAGCGCACCTTCGCCTGCCAACTCCATCCGCTCGATTACGATCTGGTACTTGGAGCGCCCTGGATAGGTCGTCAGCTTGCCTGATGCGACGACCTCCAGGCCATCTTCCGGCTGGAATGGCAAGCGCTGCGTATTGCCGCGCCACATCACGCCATCGATGACAGCCTTCTCGTCCTTGAGGGCGCAATACAGGTGACCCGAGGCTGCACGTTTCACGCCGGACAACTCGCCGCGCAGGCGCACAAATCCGAACTGGTCTTCCACGGCCCGCTTCAGGAGCGAAGAAATCTCGCTGATCGAAAGCGGGGCAGCGTTGTCCCCGGCGCGGCCCTTCGCTACCAAGCTGTCTTCTTCTGGGTTTGACGGGAAATCGGCGGGCATGAATATCCTTTTGCTGGGCGGCGGCGGGCGCGAACATGCGCTGGCTTGGAAACTGGCGCAATCGCCCATGTGCGACAAGCTGTGGGCGAGCCCGGGCAATCCCGGCATGGCAGAATGCGCGGAAAGTGTCGCGCTCGACGCGTCGGACCATGCCGGCGTAGAGCAATTCTGCCGCGACAATTCGATTGGGCTGGTCGTTATCGGTCCCGAGGCGCCGCTGGTCGATGGCCTGGCAGACGATTTGCGCGCTGCGGGCTTCCCGGTGTTCGGCCCTTCGAAAGCGGCAGCGCAGCTTGAAGGCAGCAAGAGCTTCACCAAGGAATTGTGCGAGCGCGCCGATATTCCCACGGCGCGGTTCGTTCGCTGCACTTCGCTCGAGGCGGCCTGGGGTGCGCTGAAGAAATTCGACCCGCCCTTCGTGCTCAAGGCTGATGGCCTTGCTGCCGGGAAGGGTGTCGTGATCGCGGAAACGCGGGAAGAGGCGCAGCACGCCTTGTCGGAAATGTTCGACGGCAAGTTCGGCAGCGCCGGCAGCGAAGTCGTGATCGAACAGTTCCTCGTCGGTGAGGAGGCAAGTTTCTTCGCCCTGACCGATGGCAAGACAATCGTCCCCTTCGGCAGTGCACAGGACCACAAGCGCGTGGGCGAAGGCGATACCGGACCCAATACCGGCGGCATGGGCGCATATTCGCCGGCGCCAGTGCTCACTGCGCAGCTCCGCGAGCAGGTGATGCGTGAGATACTCGAACCGACGGTCAACACCATGCGCAAGGAAGGCATGCCCTATTCCGGCGTGCTCTATGCCGGCCTGATGCTGACAGCCGAGGGGCCGCAGCTGATCGAATACAATGTCCGCTTTGGTGATCCTGAATGCCAGGTGCTGATGATGCGGCTCGAAAGCGATCTCGTCGAGATCATGCTTGCTTGTGCTCAGGAGCGGCTCGGTGAAATCGAAGCGCCGCGCATGGCGGACGGATTTGCCCTCACCGTCGTGATGGCGGCTGATGGCTATCCCGGAACGCCCAAGAAGGGCGGCCTGATCGACCTTCGCGACGCCGAGGCAGAAGGCGCCAAGGTCTTTCACGCCGGGACGAAACTCGAAAACGGCAGACTGGTCGCCAGCGGCGGCCGCGTGCTGAACGTCACCGCGCGCGGAAGCAGCGCCAGTGAAGCCCAGCGCAATGCCTATGCCGCCGTCGACAAGATCGATTTCGCGGAAGGATTCTGCCGGCGCGACATCGGCCAGCGCGAGGTGCGGCGCGAACGGCACGGATAAATTCCGCGCCGGCCAGCGCCGCTTTTTCAGCCGAGCTTTTCGGCCACCAGCGCCTTCAGGTCTTTCTCGCTGCGTGCGCCGATGTGGCTGATAATCTCTGCAGCGCAGATCGCGCCCATGCGCAGACAGATCTCGAGGCTTTCGCCGCGTGCGTGGCCGGTCAGGAAACCAGCTGCAAACAAGTCGCCTGCGCCAGTCGTATCGACCACACGCTCGACCGGCTCGGCTGCGATTTCGACGCGTTCGCCGCCCGCAATACCCACAGCGCCGTTCGCGCTTCGGGTGGCGACGAGGACGGGGACGTTGTCCTTGATCATGTCGATCCCGGCATCAAAATCGTCAGTGCCCGTCAGCGTCGCCAATTCATGTTCATTGACGAACATGATGTCGATCAGGCCATCCTGGATCATGGCGCGGAAATCGTCGCCATGGCGGTCGATCACGAAGCTTTCGCTGGCCGTGAAGGCAACCTTGCGGCCAGCAGCGCGGGCCACTTCCATAGCGCGGCGCATTGCGCTGCGCGGCTCTTCGGGGTCCCACAGATACCCTTCGAGGTACAGGATGCTGGCGCTGGCGATCAGTTCGTCATCGAGCGCGGCAGACGGCAGGTACTGACTTGCACCAAGAAACGTGTTCATCGTCCGCTCTCCGTCGGGCGTGACGAAGATCAGGCAGCGGGCGGTCGGCGGATCACCGGCGCGCGGCGCGGTATCGAAATCGATGCCGACCGCACGGATATCATGGCTGAAAATCTCGCCCAGCTGGTCCTGCGCGACCTGCCCGACAAAAGCACACTGCGCGCCGAGCGAGGACATGCCCGCCAAGGTGTTCGCCGCAGAACCGCCGGAAATCTCGGTCGCCCGGCCCATCGCATCGTAGAGTTCCCGGGCGCGCGGCGTATCGACCAGCGTCATTCCGCCCTTCGCAAGGCCCAACTCCTCGATCAGTTCGTCCTTACAGGGGGCCATGACATCGACGATGGCATTACCAATCGCGATGACGTCGTAACGGGGCTTGGTCATGTATACTCCGGAGCGTGAAAAACGTTGTGTCGGGCGCCGTTAGCGTTTCGTCGGGCATTGGCCAAGGGTAGCGTTGACTTCGCGCCATCTCCTGCGCAATCCCTCGCGCCTGATGATCTCGCTCCCCCGCGCATTCTCCCTGGCATTTGGCCAATTGTACGATCCGGCCATCATGAAGGTGCTGGTGAAGAGCGTGCTTGTCACGCTGGCGATATTTGTCGCGCTGGGCGCAGTGCTCTGGTGGGCACTGGATCTGGGAATTGATCGGTGGATCAGCGATAGCCTTCCCGCCAACTACAGCGGCACAGTAGCTGGCGTCGTCGCAGTCGCAGTCGCCGTGATCGGCGGCTGGCTCCTGTTTCGCTTCGTGGCGCTGTTCGTGCTGCAATTCTTCGCTGACGAAATCGTTCGTGCGGTCGAGGCAAAGCATTACCCCCATGCCGCCAGCATCGCGGGCCTGCCGTTTCGGCAGGAGCTTGCCAACAGCGTCCGCTCGACCACACGTGCACTGCTGGTCAATCTGGCGGCACTGCCGTTCGCGATCCTGCTGCTGGTGACCGGCATTGGCACTGCGGTGTTGTTCTGGGCAGTCAATGCATGGCTGTTGGGGCGCGAACTTCAGGACATGGTCTGGCTGCGCCACCGGCAGGACGCGAACGAAATTGCGCCGATCGCGCCCGGCAGGCGCTTCCTGCTCGGCGGAGCGGTTGCGGCAATACTGCTTGTGCCTTTCGCCAATCTGCTTGCACCGATACTGGGCGCGGCGAGCGCAACCCACATGGTCCACCGCGGGAGAACGGCGAATGCGTAGGCTGGTAACCCTGACACTGGCAGCGACCAGCCTGTCTGCATGCGTCAGTGCACCTGCGCCGACCTCCACCGCGCCGCCGCGCCCGGTCATCACCGCACCGCCCCCGCAGGATCCTGTACGCGCTGCACCGTCCACCGGCGCCTTCCGTGCGCCGAAAGTAATGAACTTGCCGGGGCTCGAAGGCGTTATCGGCAAGAACGCCACCGCTCTCGCGAACATTTTCGGTCCCCCGCGGCTCGAAGTGAAGGAAGGTGACGCGATGAAGCTGCAATTCACGGGATCGGCCTGCGTCCTCGATATCTACCTTTACCCCCTGAGACCGGGAGCCGAGCCCAGTGCGACCTATGTCGCTGCCCGGCGTTCAAGCGATTCCCTTGATGTTGACCGGGCCGCTTGCGTCGCCGCCCTGCGAAGGTAGGTTCAATCGGCTGGTAAGACGAAATTAACGCCGAAATTCTAAGAAATACCGGTCCATTCAGGGGGACCAGGAATTATGAGCACGCAATTCGACAAAATTGCCGAACACGCCGCGGCTGACGGTAAAGTCGCCGCAGATGAAGTTCTCCAGCTGCGCCGCGAATGCTGGCCAGACGGAATCATCTCGAAATCCGAAGCTGAAGCGATCTTTTCGCTCAACGACAAGCTTGCCGAGCGCGGGCCGGAGTGGACCGATTTCTTTGTCGAAGCGCTCAGCGTTTTCACGGTCATGCAACTCGAACCCAAAGGGTATGTCAGCGACGAAAACGCGGAATGGCTCAAGGGCAGGATCGACCATGACGGGGTGCTGGGCTCGATGGCCGAGTGCGAGCTGGTCATGAAAATCTTCGAGCGTGCGCGCAACGTCCCGCAGAGCATGAAGGATTGGGTCATCGACCGGATGGAACACGCCGTCCTCGAAGGAACCGGCCCCACTCGCGATGGCGGGCAGCTTGAAAAAGGCAACGTCAACGCGGCCGAGGCGAACCTCCTGCGCCGCGCGATTTTCGCGCCTGCGAGCGACCGTCCGGGCGCAGTAGGCCGCAACGAGGCCGACCTGCTGTTCAGGCTCAAGGATGCAACGCTTGGTGCCGACAACGCTCCGGAATGGAAGCAATTGTTCGTTCAGGGCGTGGGGAATTATTTGCAGGGATACCATCTGCCGAACGCCCAGATCAGCCGAGAACGCGCCGCCGAGCTGGACATCTTCATGGCGGACACTTCGCGCAGCGTAGGCCGCTTTGTCGGGCGCATGGCAAAGGCCTCGCCCAATGTCTTCGGTCAGGTTTTCGGCAAGCGCGAGGCTGCTCCCGCGATGGAAGCACGGGCTCTTGATGCTCGGCGGGTCGATTCGGCTGAACAGGCCTGGCTTGACGGCAAGATCCATGCCGATGGGCAGGTCGACGAATACGAACAGGCCCTGCTGGATTTCCTCGCCGAGGGTTGAATTAGTCGAAAAGCAGTGGAGCCTCGGCACCACCCTGTTTCGGCAGCGGACCTCTGGTTGAGATCGCTGGAACGGGCAAACCCGCTTCGGGGGGCCTACGACGCCATCTGCTCGCGATGCGCTGCATGAGCCGGCGTTCCGGCCCATGCAATGCGGCAAGCAGCCTGGCTATTTCGCGCTCTTCCATGAACGTTTTATACCATGAAACTCTCGCCGCAGCCACAAGCACCCTTGGCGTTGGGGTTCTCGAAAACGAATCCGGCTGAGAAATCATCTTCCACCCAGTCCATCGTGCTTCCGATCAGATAGAGCACGCTGGCCCCGTCGATGTAGAACACACCGCCAGGCGTCTCGATCTTTTCGTCGAATTTGGTTTCTTCGGTGACATAGTCGACTGAATACGCGAGGCCCGAGCATCCGCGGCGCGGGGTCGACAATTTCACGCCGATCGCATCTTGCGGTGCCTTGGCCATCAAATCGGCAATGCGCTGCTCGGCGCCTTGGGTCAGGATAACTGCGGCCTTGGGCGCAGGACGGGTCTTGGTGTCAGCCATCACAGCATCCCCAATTCGAGGCGCGCTTCGTCGGTCATCTTTTGCGGATCCCACGGCGGGTCCCAGACAAGGATGACTTCAGCATCGCGGACGCCCGGAACGCTGGCCGCACGCAGTTCGACTTCGCCGGGCATGGTTTCGGCAACCGGACAATTCGGCGTAGTCAGCGTCATGCTGACAACAACGTCCGCTTCGTCGGAAACTTCGACGCCGTAAATCAGGCCAAGGTCGTAAATGTTCACCGGAATTTCCGGATCGTAGATTTCCTTGAGCGCGTCGATCACATCCTGCTGCAGCTCGCCGCCAACGCCTGTTGCGCTGACCGCTTCAGGCTTCTTCTGCAAGAAACCTTCGAGATAGTCGCGCTTGCGTTCCATCGTTTCGCGCGGGCTCTCGGTTGCGCCTTCGTCGGGATCGACCGCATCCGAAACACGCGCGCGCGGCGGCTTGCCCACGACCGTATCGGCGGGAGAGGGTGCGGCGATGAAGTCCTTGCCATCGCTGATATCAGTGCTGTGTTCGTTCATCCGAAGATCCTCCGGGTCCTTTCGATACCGCGCATCAGGGCGGCAATGTCGTTTTCGTCGCTATAGAGGCCAAAGCTGGCCCGGGCCGTTGCCGGGACGCCGAGATGTTCCATCAAGGGCTGTGCGCAGTGGTGACCGGCACGGATTGCGACGTTTTCTTCGTCCAATATGGTGCCGAGGTCGTGCGGATGCACCCCTTCAAGTGCAAAGGAGACGATTCCGGCGCTTTCTTCCGGGCCGAACAGCGTCACTGCGTTTGTCCGGCGCAGTTCTTCGCGCAGCTTGCGTGCCAGTTCCGCTTCATGTGCAAACAGGCGGTCAGGGCCCAGTGCGTCGACGTAATCGATCGCGGCATGCAGCGCGATGGCTTCGGTGATCATCGGCGTACCCGCCTCGAACCGCTGCGGCGGCGGGGCATAGGTCGTGCCTTGGAAACTGACCTTGTCGATCATCGCGCCGCCGCCTTGCCACGGCGGCATGGATTCCAGCAGTTCTTCGCGCGCCCACAATACGCCGATGCCGGTTGGTCCGTAGATCTTGTGGCCGGAAAAGGCATAGAAGTCGCAATCGAGAGCCGCCATGTCGAGTATCATCCGAGGGGCGGCCTGACAGCCGTCGAGCATGATCTTGGCGCCCACCGAATGGGCGAGATCGGCAGCCTTGCGCGCGTCGAGTACGCTGCCAAGCACGTTCGATACATGTGCCAGCGATACGAGGCGCGTGCGGGGGCCGATCAAGGCCTCCAGTGCACCCAGATCGATGCGGCCATCGTCCGTCAGCGGGCAAACGTCGATTTGAGCGCCGGTCCGTTCGGCCACCATCTGCCAGGGCACGATGTTCGAATGATGCTCAAGCACCGAAAGCACGATCCGGTCGCCTGCGGAAAGGCGTGTCATGCCCCACGTAGCGGCAACCAGGTTAATCGCCTCGGTCGCGCCGCGCACGAAAACGATCTCGTCGGCCGATTTGGCGCCCATGAACCGAGCGACCCGGTCCCGGGCCGCTTCATAACCTTGGGTCATCTGGGCCGAGCGAGCGTAAACGCCGCGGTGAACCGTGGCGTAATCCTTGCCAAGTGCGCGGCTTATGGCATCGATAACCGCCTGCGGCTTTTGTGCAGTCGCTGCAGTGTCGAGGTAATGCCAAGGGGCGCCTTCCGGGGTCAAAAGACCCGGAAAATCCGCCTTCTTATCAGCGTCGGGGGAAAGAATTACCGCCTCGCTCACAGATGCTTGTCCAACTTGTCGAGCGCAGTGCGGAGCAGGCGCTCCTGCTGTTCTTCGTCATCCAGTTCCACCAACGCATCGCCAATGAACGCCTGCACCAGCAAGCGCCGTGATGCTTCGGGCGAAAGACCGCGCGCAGCCATGTAGAAGCGCGCATTTTCGTCCATTTGCCCGACGCTGGCGCCGTGTTCGCACTTCACGTCGTCGGCGTAGATTTCGAGCTGCGGCACGGCATTCACGCTCGCGCCCTTTTCCAGCAGCAGGCCCTTGAAGCTTTGCGCGGCATCGGTCTTCTGCGCGTCGCGCACCACGTCGATCCGGCCAAGGAAGTTGCCGGTGCCCCTGCCCCAGTGCACGCTGCGCACGATCTGGTTGCTTGTCGCGTTTGGTTCTTCATGGGCGACGCGGGTTACGAATTCGCGCGTAGTATCGCGCCCGCCGACCGTGATTCCACCCATCTCGAAATGCGCGCCTTCGGCCAGCATCACGACCACTTCAATACGGCCCAGCTTCGCGCTCGCGATGACGCCGAACAATTCGAACCGAGCACCCTTGCCGATCTTTACGCGCAGGCGGCGGAGTTCGACGCCGCCGGTATCCGAAGCGTCATCGGCGATGACCAGCGTTTCGCGCACGGTCTCGCCAGCAGCGACTTCGATGTCGCGCCACTTGTCGAATGTCCCGAGGTCCATGCCGGCCAGCGCATCGGTGTCCGAATAGCGCCACGCCTCGTCCTTGCGGGTCGGGAAGGCAAGGTCCTGGGTCATGCAGGCTCCGCCATCACTGCGTCATAGCCTTCGTTCTCGAGGCGAATTGCCAGTTCTGCGCCGCCAGTCTTCACGATGCGACCCTTGCTGAGGATCGAAACCTTGTCCGGCTTCACCACCTCGAGCAGGCGCTGATAGTGAGTGATCAGCAACACGCCCTTGTGCGCATCGCGCATGATGGCATTGATTCCGTCGCCAACCACACGCAGCGCGTCGATGTCGAGGCCGCTATCGGTCTCATCCAGGACAGCGAATGCAGGATCGAGAATGCCCATCTGGACCATCTCTGCACGCTTCTTCTCGCCGCCGGAGAAGCCGACGTTCACATGGCGCTTGAGCATGTCCATATCGAGCTTCAGCAGAGCGGCCTTTTCCTTGGCGAGCTTCAAGAACTCGCCGCCGCTGAGCGCTTCTTCGCCGCGCGCCTTGCGCTGCGAGTTGAGCGCTTCGCGCAGGAACTGGACGTTGGAGACACCGGGAATTTCAACCGGATACTGGAACCCGAGAAACAGGCCGGCAGCCGCGCGTTCGTGCGGTTCCAGGCCAAGCAAGTCCTGCCCGCGGAAGGTCACCGAACCCCCGGTCACTTCATAGCCCGGGCGGCCGCCCAGAACATAGGACAGCGTCGACTTGCCCGCACCGTTCGGCCCCATGATGGCGTGAATTTCGCCCGCAGCCACTTCGAGGTTCAGGCCATTGAGAATGGTCTTGCCGTCGATTTCGGCGGTCAGGTTTTCAATTTTCAGCATTGTGGTCTTTCTTCAGCATTTCGGCGAACACGGCGATGGTGATTGTCATCGGTTCCATCAGCTCCTGCGCGAGGGGCCGTTCCCGTCGCGGTCATATCTTGGCTT
This genomic window contains:
- the xseA gene encoding exodeoxyribonuclease VII large subunit, with translation MPADFPSNPEEDSLVAKGRAGDNAAPLSISEISSLLKRAVEDQFGFVRLRGELSGVKRAASGHLYCALKDEKAVIDGVMWRGNTQRLPFQPEDGLEVVASGKLTTYPGRSKYQIVIERMELAGEGALLALLEKTKARLTAEGLFDEGRKRALPFLPRTIGVVTSPTGAVIRDILHRLADRFPSRVIVWPVLVQGKGAADQVAAAVRGFSGLPAGHPDRPDLVIVARGGGSIEDLWSFNEEAVVRAIAECSMPTISAVGHETDTTLADFAADRRAPTPTAAAEMAVPVRAELAATLADFGARKERAILRPVQLGRERLEARVQRLPGPAALLQPPAQALDDLSDRLRRGLTDRTARGREKLGKLRLPPAILERGLREATRSLESIRLMPSMVERRLAEKRARLGALERVMRSLDPDAVLQRGYARVLGPDGHTLTSQTEASKEAALTLKFRDGDLAVTTDKSRAAPPAPRSKPKSKPAGAPPTQDDLFG
- the purD gene encoding phosphoribosylamine--glycine ligase, with the translated sequence MNILLLGGGGREHALAWKLAQSPMCDKLWASPGNPGMAECAESVALDASDHAGVEQFCRDNSIGLVVIGPEAPLVDGLADDLRAAGFPVFGPSKAAAQLEGSKSFTKELCERADIPTARFVRCTSLEAAWGALKKFDPPFVLKADGLAAGKGVVIAETREEAQHALSEMFDGKFGSAGSEVVIEQFLVGEEASFFALTDGKTIVPFGSAQDHKRVGEGDTGPNTGGMGAYSPAPVLTAQLREQVMREILEPTVNTMRKEGMPYSGVLYAGLMLTAEGPQLIEYNVRFGDPECQVLMMRLESDLVEIMLACAQERLGEIEAPRMADGFALTVVMAADGYPGTPKKGGLIDLRDAEAEGAKVFHAGTKLENGRLVASGGRVLNVTARGSSASEAQRNAYAAVDKIDFAEGFCRRDIGQREVRRERHG
- a CDS encoding adenosine kinase, translated to MTKPRYDVIAIGNAIVDVMAPCKDELIEELGLAKGGMTLVDTPRARELYDAMGRATEISGGSAANTLAGMSSLGAQCAFVGQVAQDQLGEIFSHDIRAVGIDFDTAPRAGDPPTARCLIFVTPDGERTMNTFLGASQYLPSAALDDELIASASILYLEGYLWDPEEPRSAMRRAMEVARAAGRKVAFTASESFVIDRHGDDFRAMIQDGLIDIMFVNEHELATLTGTDDFDAGIDMIKDNVPVLVATRSANGAVGIAGGERVEIAAEPVERVVDTTGAGDLFAAGFLTGHARGESLEICLRMGAICAAEIISHIGARSEKDLKALVAEKLG
- a CDS encoding EI24 domain-containing protein; translated protein: MISLPRAFSLAFGQLYDPAIMKVLVKSVLVTLAIFVALGAVLWWALDLGIDRWISDSLPANYSGTVAGVVAVAVAVIGGWLLFRFVALFVLQFFADEIVRAVEAKHYPHAASIAGLPFRQELANSVRSTTRALLVNLAALPFAILLLVTGIGTAVLFWAVNAWLLGRELQDMVWLRHRQDANEIAPIAPGRRFLLGGAVAAILLVPFANLLAPILGAASATHMVHRGRTANA
- a CDS encoding HesB/IscA family protein → MADTKTRPAPKAAVILTQGAEQRIADLMAKAPQDAIGVKLSTPRRGCSGLAYSVDYVTEETKFDEKIETPGGVFYIDGASVLYLIGSTMDWVEDDFSAGFVFENPNAKGACGCGESFMV
- a CDS encoding SUF system Fe-S cluster assembly protein, whose protein sequence is MNEHSTDISDGKDFIAAPSPADTVVGKPPRARVSDAVDPDEGATESPRETMERKRDYLEGFLQKKPEAVSATGVGGELQQDVIDALKEIYDPEIPVNIYDLGLIYGVEVSDEADVVVSMTLTTPNCPVAETMPGEVELRAASVPGVRDAEVILVWDPPWDPQKMTDEARLELGML
- a CDS encoding aminotransferase class V-fold PLP-dependent enzyme; amino-acid sequence: MSEAVILSPDADKKADFPGLLTPEGAPWHYLDTAATAQKPQAVIDAISRALGKDYATVHRGVYARSAQMTQGYEAARDRVARFMGAKSADEIVFVRGATEAINLVAATWGMTRLSAGDRIVLSVLEHHSNIVPWQMVAERTGAQIDVCPLTDDGRIDLGALEALIGPRTRLVSLAHVSNVLGSVLDARKAADLAHSVGAKIMLDGCQAAPRMILDMAALDCDFYAFSGHKIYGPTGIGVLWAREELLESMPPWQGGGAMIDKVSFQGTTYAPPPQRFEAGTPMITEAIALHAAIDYVDALGPDRLFAHEAELARKLREELRRTNAVTLFGPEESAGIVSFALEGVHPHDLGTILDEENVAIRAGHHCAQPLMEHLGVPATARASFGLYSDENDIAALMRGIERTRRIFG
- a CDS encoding SufD family Fe-S cluster assembly protein; translation: MTQDLAFPTRKDEAWRYSDTDALAGMDLGTFDKWRDIEVAAGETVRETLVIADDASDTGGVELRRLRVKIGKGARFELFGVIASAKLGRIEVVVMLAEGAHFEMGGITVGGRDTTREFVTRVAHEEPNATSNQIVRSVHWGRGTGNFLGRIDVVRDAQKTDAAQSFKGLLLEKGASVNAVPQLEIYADDVKCEHGASVGQMDENARFYMAARGLSPEASRRLLVQAFIGDALVELDDEEQQERLLRTALDKLDKHL
- the sufC gene encoding Fe-S cluster assembly ATPase SufC, which encodes MLKIENLTAEIDGKTILNGLNLEVAAGEIHAIMGPNGAGKSTLSYVLGGRPGYEVTGGSVTFRGQDLLGLEPHERAAAGLFLGFQYPVEIPGVSNVQFLREALNSQRKARGEEALSGGEFLKLAKEKAALLKLDMDMLKRHVNVGFSGGEKKRAEMVQMGILDPAFAVLDETDSGLDIDALRVVGDGINAIMRDAHKGVLLITHYQRLLEVVKPDKVSILSKGRIVKTGGAELAIRLENEGYDAVMAEPA